A window of Belonocnema kinseyi isolate 2016_QV_RU_SX_M_011 chromosome 10, B_treatae_v1, whole genome shotgun sequence genomic DNA:
AAtgtgaattatggttagggtcctAGACCAATCTGCACCTGCCCTTATTCAGGAGCACACTTTAAACTTTGACTGGGGTGCCGTTGAACCCCGGTTTACCAGTCTAGggttaatttttgatcaatcagcattgtcctattcaaatttatcactacatacttctcattcgaaagaattaattctttaaaattttaatcttcatatTCCACTCAGTTGAACTCATCCTGAagtaacctacaattggcagattcacgcttattgaaaattgctatgtgcgcatcgtatttttaccattgggtgtgatcttttcaaaactccatttcatattgaatctcaacccatttaTATGCACATTAATGAAGAGTAGAATACTCATATGAATTATTTCAGGCTTGTCACTCTctttcaactctattcactcagcattttggCAAATGTGGAATAGCAAATTAAAAGCAAACGCTCAGATGACCGATTTAAAATATGGCCAaccgattacattttcattcttttaatctgcaaatgacagatacaaaattcaaaccgactcgctttttatcggttcttttttcctgggaacgtaaaaagtatttccaataatggaacaataataaatatcgttgagtacTTTTTATATgccaacataaattataaaagtagaaATGtccttttatttttgaagttcttttaaatttgttaccactatTAATTTGTGTCCTTATAAGTTATacattcagtaaaaaataatcaaaaatattcttcAGAATGTGAGAATGAACTGCTACAAAGttcgccatttttttttattttaaaactttccgcataacttttacagaattgtgttattaaaatttcatacactaaaagaaaaagtaatgtttttgcacatttttaatacatttcagactaaaattcataactttatcaGAGGTTTTATTcgataacttatgaatattttaatgtcccgcatttgAACAAATGTTTGGcgaagttgcctaaaccgggacGAGCTGTCGCTGTCTCAGTTTCGGATAGTTGAACGTGAGTTTCGaaattgcgtttccattactgagacTGTCACTTTCgccgtatttttaataaatacataaattaaatttttcaaacaaaattattaagtgtGCATTAAAATCCAATATTgtagatttatatgaaatattaatactattaatattatcgatttaatttttaaaacaaattacgtaaattaagttttctgttcaaaatttatattttaaacttaaaaatataactgtttagaagaaaactcatattttttacttgaaaattcaacagtttagttacattttttttatttcttggctgaaaaatgtttcttgattaacatttgaactattttcttgaaaattcgtctttttggttcgaaaatgtatcttttcaatcataaatttcatatttcttgagcAAAATTGGAActgtgcttgaaaattaatttatttaggttGATGCTTTAGCGCAgtttgattgtaaattattattattttttcattaattcgactgctttcaatatgtgattaaaatcttttttcattgaaatatcaactatcatattttttttatcaaaatataacttttttggttaacctaatacttcaattttctgactaattcttgaattcttaaataaaagagtaattttctaccgaaccagattaattcttatcaaaaaatataatagctgatatttcaaatgaaaaatgtttgaattataaattaaacttgacatgactttttaaatgaataagatttttgattaaaaaaagaaaaatattttaaccaaatttatgaattttctacctaaataatatcatttttaacaaagcagttgcatttttctcaaagaaaaatgtaattcataatTAAGATGACAaactttcgaaccaaaaagacgaactttcaacaaaatagttgaaatataaatcaaaacagatttttcagtcgataaaattttcaacctaataataaaatttgttacttaaaaataatttaaattgtttgaatacatttttcaattgatgtattaccttgaattaagatgaattctaattcgaaatttactaccaaaaagtttaatttgcaagtaaatcggcAAAATTTGAAGTTggaattagaggtttcaataaatACAATGAGACaataatgcaaagaattcaaagaactcacgaaaatttaaaggaattcactcAGGTATCGATTTCTATTAAGAATATTGTGAAATCTATATTAAAGAAGGATTTGGtttggaataatatttttaaaatgattaatattctaTCCCTATCAAATGTAGGATTTATTTATGttcatttgttacaaaataagaTAACAATTACAATCTGATCGTAAGACTGTAGTAGACATAAACTACTCCAACAGTTTTTTGCAAACCTGAAATTAAAGTATCAGAAAATTAGATTCAAaatatatcaactatttttttacattttttaatcatttgttttaaaaaaagtaaatttgaaacttttttatttcttttcagaGAACTAATTTCCATCacgttacaaaataattttctagctttaattataattgttaatgaaatttagaagattaaagatatacaatttattaatgaaattgtATAATTGTACTTACCTAGTTTACTTCAGCATTTGGAAACGGAGAACAGCGAATGGAATGGCGAAACCACTACCgaagaaaatcataaattttagcGTCACAGCATATCGGTTTTTGATGCTGAAGGGTAaattctgaaataagaaaataattatttattgaactgATAAAACATTTTCATATTCTACTGCTaatcgaaataataaaaattctcggaataaaaactttcgaaaaaagctTCAACTTGGAAGGTACCAGATTTTCAGTTTCAatacttaaaacttaaaaatcaaaaagcgttttcaaaatttttatctaaaaaaatcttagaaattttgttttcatgttaataaattaaaaggtttaaaatacgAGGATAAATATAGTACAATCtccaaaatttccaatttaaaaatattttatgatcagacattctacatttttaaacgatttaattttcaagtaataagaTCTTAAACGTtctgaatttataataattcaatcaatgaatgttttttattcataaattgcaGAATgatgaatgatttaaattttggGCAGTGTCTAGGTTCACCGAATAAACCATATTTATTAGTCAATTACAAAATTATCTCATTCGCAGtataaaatgctctcaaaacaggggaaatcgGCTAGTTATTACCGAAAATATGGaaataatagggaaataaattctttaaattgaaatgattgtaggcaccatattgaattcaatatgaaacgacatttttaacaaactagtcacttttttaactgaactaaCAAATCTGAAGAAAGAaaggaaatatcaatttttagttagaggtattttttttatttgatcaaaatatagTTAATTATCGAACcgatgagttgaatttttaaatgaaacactaaatcttcaacccaaaaaaatgtattttgattaaaatagttcaagttttaaccaagtattgtggaattttcaacaaaagtggtacatttttaaacaagaaaattagttttatattaagaaaaacgacatttcaaaaaaatgcgtgaattttcaatcaaataatttaattttcatttaaaaaaatcaattggtAACCAAACATAGAATGAtaagattttcagttaaagagattaatgtttgataaaaaaaatttcaacaaaatagtttgttttttccaaccaaaaagatgaatttttaaccgaaaagaagctTGAAAACGGTTGACTTTAtcttgaaaagacgaattttcaaaaagaaagttgagttttcaagcattTACAACCgtacaaattttccaagaaaagtgaaaaatgttcaacaaaatactttattttttaaccaaatagtttaatttttttaatttaaccaagtAAAGttgattttcagccaaaaatattacagttgatattttaaccaaagaactttgaaccaagtagttaaatccgtaaccaaaatagattaattttcagcaaagtagttaaatattctaaccaacaacgatgaattttctagcacaagagttgaattttgaacaaaatagattagttttaaagcaaaaaagtacaatgtttgaaaaaacagtaacttttaaaaaggaaaaaaaaaacaaattttcaacaaaaatgaattttcagccgaatgattaaattaacaagaaaaaatcattgttttaaaatcaaattcgttgcacttgaaaccaaatagttaagatttttaacaaaagtgacgatttttcaatacaatatttgaatttttaactaaatagtttaactttcgaccaaaaagatgaatttttaaccaaactgtttaattttaaacaaagaatataaaTCTTCTAacacaagagatgaatttacaatgaaAGATTTTAGTTATAACAATAAAAAGGCGCATGTTTtatgaaatattgattttcacgataaaagatatgtattttcaacaaaatggttgtattttaaataaaaaaagatgatttttgcacagtcgaatttttcaaaaagaaaacgtGATCCACCAAAGATGAGCAAAAAAAtcatcgatttttcaaataaaactatttttttctaatttcaattaaacttttgcattttaaataaatggttaaactttcaaacaaactatttgcatatttaaccaaacagttgaatttttaacccaagaggacgaattttttatttaaaaggatgagtgtataacaaaatagttcaattttcgacaaaaaaaagatgaatttaaaaaaaa
This region includes:
- the LOC117181759 gene encoding cytochrome c oxidase subunit 7C, mitochondrial-like — encoded protein: MFGQISRQAVRNFTTTAIRRSHAPGDGVPGENLPFSIKNRYAVTLKFMIFFGSGFAIPFAVLRFQMLK